The Humulus lupulus chromosome 4, drHumLupu1.1, whole genome shotgun sequence genome has a window encoding:
- the LOC133831714 gene encoding uncharacterized protein LOC133831714, protein MQHIDVMMYYLRRKVKLSTDLKRRVSTTDTCFGQNIVFMYEDFKKKGSGAFKIDERCVALKIMKGESMFCATHWNLLDDVVMPVNVNGLMHWILLHFNVQQRSLTVYDSMSGAKHENQTLPVVEAFAVLIPLLLEMIDFYVRKDIHLDVSPYDVVENEALKLSIAKGIPQQTDCDCGVFCTYFAEQIILGKENEMPKNIDVRLLRKDIAVSLYYHGKNKELEGYLTSDEFTEKLLERRQKRMKIAA, encoded by the exons atgcaGCATATTGATGTGATGATGTATTACTTGAGGAGAAAGGTTAAATTGTCTACAGATTTGAAGAGAAGAGTATCTACGACTGACACTTGTTTTGGGCAAAACATAGTGTTTATGTATGAAGATTTTAAGAAAAAAGGTAGTGGCGCATTTAAAATAGATGAGAGATGCgttgctttgaagataatgaagGGGGAATCCATGTTTTGTGCAACTCATTGGAATTTGCTTGATGATGTTGTCATGCCTGTTAATGTGAATGGTCTTATGCACTGGATTTTGTTGCACTTTAATGTACAGCAGAGATCTCTTACGGTGTATGATTCAATGTCTGGTGCAAAGCATGAAAATCAGACTTTACCTGTCGTTGAGGCATTTGCTGTTTTGATTCCTCTTCTTCTGGAGATGATTGATTTCTATGTTCGTAAAGATATTCATCTTGATGTTAGCCCGTATGATGTGGTAGAGAATGAGGCTTTGAAGTTGAGCATTGCTAAAGGCATTCCTCAACAGACTGATTG TGATTGTGGTGTGTTCTGTACTTATTTTGCTGAGCAAATAATTCTTGGGAAGGAGAATGAGATGCCTAAAAATATTGATGTTCGCCTCCTTCGTAAAGACATTGCTGTCAGCTTGTACTATCATGGAAAGAACAAAGAACTTGAGGGATACTTAACTAGCGATGAGTTCACTGAGAAGCTTCTGGAGAGGAGACAGAAAAGAATGAAAATTGCTGCATAG